A genome region from Streptomyces sp. NBC_00239 includes the following:
- a CDS encoding TetR/AcrR family transcriptional regulator: MSAAAHEQLIPSVWTRPRRGRREQPALSREYIVAEAIGLLDAEGVEALSMRRLAARLNAGATSLYSHVANKDELVELVVDEVYGEMEVPAAGGPEGWRAAAVSGAQSLRATLLRHPWLASVLGGSSFSSLGPRMLRNTEDLLAVFESGGFPLDEAHHAVRALLAYVIGAGTGEAAFVIALARSGRSREEWAERVRPVVAQAVRPYPRLSTWFAAQRGGGEPAASADAFGYGLDLMLDGLAARLVRASGAAG; this comes from the coding sequence ATGTCCGCAGCAGCGCACGAGCAGCTGATCCCGTCGGTGTGGACCCGCCCGCGCCGCGGCCGCCGCGAGCAGCCGGCCCTGAGCCGGGAGTACATCGTGGCCGAGGCGATCGGGCTGCTCGACGCCGAGGGCGTCGAGGCCCTGAGCATGCGCCGCCTGGCGGCCCGTCTGAACGCCGGTGCCACCTCGCTCTACTCCCACGTGGCCAACAAGGACGAACTCGTCGAGCTGGTCGTCGACGAGGTCTACGGCGAGATGGAGGTGCCCGCCGCCGGCGGCCCCGAGGGCTGGCGCGCGGCGGCCGTGAGCGGCGCGCAGAGCCTGCGCGCCACCCTGCTGCGGCACCCCTGGCTGGCCTCCGTGCTGGGCGGGTCCTCCTTCTCCTCGCTCGGCCCCCGCATGCTGCGCAACACCGAGGACCTGCTCGCCGTGTTCGAGTCGGGCGGCTTCCCCCTCGACGAGGCGCACCACGCGGTGCGGGCGCTGCTCGCGTACGTGATCGGGGCGGGCACCGGCGAGGCCGCGTTCGTGATCGCGCTGGCGCGCAGCGGCCGCAGCCGCGAGGAGTGGGCCGAGCGCGTGCGGCCGGTGGTGGCGCAGGCGGTACGCCCGTACCCGCGGCTGAGCACGTGGTTCGCGGCGCAGCGGGGCGGCGGCGAACCCGCCGCCTCGGCGGACGCCTTCGGCTACGGCCTCGACCTGATGCTGGACGGGCTGGCGGCCCGGCTGGTCCGCGCCTCCGGCGCCGCCGGATAG
- a CDS encoding DUF4287 domain-containing protein codes for MSGTPTSYFPSIEKKYGRPIEEWQEMIRQSPLKKHMELVNWLKADFGIGHGHATALVAHTLAGN; via the coding sequence ATGTCCGGCACCCCGACCAGCTACTTCCCCTCCATCGAGAAGAAGTACGGCCGCCCCATCGAGGAGTGGCAGGAGATGATCCGCCAGTCCCCCCTGAAGAAGCACATGGAGCTCGTCAACTGGCTCAAGGCCGACTTCGGCATCGGGCACGGCCACGCCACCGCCCTGGTCGCCCACACCCTCGCCGGCAACTGA
- a CDS encoding thioesterase II family protein → MNSTWFRRYTTAEGTGPRLVCFPHAGGSATAYMPLARTLPEDFDVVAVQYPGRQDRYREAPFTSLVSLVEAVAEELAREIAADPGRPYALFGHSMGSIIAFETALVLARKQLPAPQRLFLSGRGAPDYRPHVPYHLYDDSEVLADVHRLGGAGEGMLDNPDVLEMVMPALRADYRALGTYGWRGGEPLDAPITALTGDDDPMVTVAEAHTWREHTRGDFEVKVFPGGHFYLVDHNAGVAEAVTEGLLAGVGAAAS, encoded by the coding sequence GTGAACAGCACGTGGTTCCGTCGCTACACGACGGCCGAGGGGACCGGGCCGCGGCTCGTGTGCTTCCCGCACGCGGGCGGCTCCGCGACGGCGTACATGCCGCTGGCGCGTACGCTCCCCGAGGACTTCGACGTGGTGGCCGTGCAGTACCCGGGGCGCCAGGACCGCTACCGCGAGGCGCCGTTCACGTCCCTCGTCTCGCTCGTCGAGGCGGTGGCCGAGGAGCTGGCCCGCGAGATCGCCGCGGACCCGGGGCGGCCGTACGCCCTGTTCGGCCACAGCATGGGCTCGATCATCGCCTTCGAGACGGCGCTGGTGCTCGCCCGGAAGCAACTGCCCGCCCCGCAGAGGCTGTTCCTCTCGGGCCGCGGCGCTCCGGACTACCGGCCGCACGTCCCCTACCACCTCTACGACGACTCCGAGGTGCTGGCGGACGTGCACCGGCTGGGCGGTGCCGGGGAGGGCATGCTCGACAACCCCGACGTCCTGGAGATGGTGATGCCGGCGCTGCGGGCCGACTACCGGGCCCTGGGCACGTACGGCTGGCGCGGGGGAGAGCCGCTCGACGCTCCGATCACCGCCCTGACCGGCGACGACGACCCGATGGTGACGGTCGCGGAGGCGCACACGTGGCGCGAGCACACCCGCGGCGACTTCGAGGTCAAGGTCTTCCCCGGCGGCCACTTCTACCTCGTCGACCACAACGCCGGCGTCGCCGAGGCCGTCACCGAGGGTCTGCTCGCGGGCGTCGGCGCCGCCGCTTCCTGA
- a CDS encoding helix-turn-helix domain-containing protein — protein sequence MPEQHDPAPAVQTFAQRARNARDRAGLTRPVAAGLVGRSAEWIKGVETGAIGMPRLPMLIRLATIYECDVADLTGDDRIAAASYTKAAHTDLPTIKKALTTYRLSPADGVPESAEVLSARVRQAWKLWHGKGDHRSRIASLLPDLLADTQHSSRVLEGTERRRALVAQAQAYHLTQLFLSFQPAPELVMLTGDRSMTAAQDADSPRAIAGAAWYMNHVYRDANEAADARVELAEQAAGLLRQDDAEQLARWGLLQLAVALSFAKVGRAGQAWRYWDRAKEAAQRLGEDYAHPWLVFGHGVVDAYALTMHNDLVQPGKALEVAAALDLKTVPSATRRCYHLIETARAHGMQDEGVAAVALLQKAFKESPETIRYNMHTRMVLPELAKTGPRMVREDAHTLALELGVPV from the coding sequence ATGCCTGAGCAGCACGACCCCGCACCCGCCGTCCAGACCTTTGCCCAGCGCGCCCGCAATGCGAGAGACCGTGCCGGCCTGACGCGCCCCGTGGCGGCCGGCCTCGTGGGCCGCTCGGCAGAGTGGATCAAGGGCGTCGAGACAGGCGCCATCGGAATGCCCCGACTGCCCATGCTGATCCGCCTCGCCACCATCTACGAGTGCGACGTCGCCGACCTGACCGGCGACGACCGTATCGCCGCCGCGAGCTACACCAAGGCCGCTCACACCGACCTACCGACGATCAAGAAGGCCCTGACCACCTACCGCCTCTCCCCGGCCGATGGCGTGCCCGAGTCCGCCGAAGTGCTGAGCGCCCGGGTCCGCCAGGCCTGGAAGCTGTGGCACGGAAAGGGCGACCACCGATCCCGTATCGCCAGTCTCCTGCCGGACCTCCTCGCCGACACTCAGCACTCGTCCCGGGTCCTGGAGGGCACCGAGCGTCGCCGTGCGCTCGTCGCGCAGGCGCAGGCCTACCACCTGACGCAGCTTTTCCTCAGTTTCCAGCCCGCCCCGGAACTCGTGATGCTGACGGGAGACCGGTCCATGACGGCTGCGCAGGACGCGGACAGCCCACGCGCGATCGCCGGGGCCGCCTGGTACATGAACCATGTGTACCGGGACGCCAACGAGGCGGCCGACGCCCGCGTGGAACTCGCCGAGCAGGCAGCCGGTCTGCTCCGTCAGGACGACGCCGAGCAGCTTGCCCGCTGGGGGCTGCTCCAGCTGGCCGTTGCCCTCTCCTTCGCGAAAGTCGGGCGGGCCGGTCAGGCGTGGCGGTACTGGGACCGCGCGAAGGAAGCGGCCCAACGTCTCGGCGAGGACTACGCACACCCCTGGCTCGTTTTCGGGCACGGTGTCGTCGATGCGTACGCGCTCACCATGCACAACGATCTCGTGCAGCCCGGCAAGGCCTTGGAAGTCGCGGCCGCGCTGGACCTGAAGACCGTGCCGTCCGCAACACGGCGCTGCTACCACCTGATCGAAACGGCTCGCGCCCACGGCATGCAGGACGAAGGCGTCGCCGCGGTGGCACTGCTCCAGAAGGCGTTCAAGGAGTCACCCGAGACCATCCGCTACAACATGCACACCCGGATGGTGCTGCCCGAACTGGCGAAGACCGGTCCCCGGATGGTCCGGGAGGACGCGCACACTCTCGCGCTGGAACTCGGCGTACCTGTGTGA
- a CDS encoding AfsR/SARP family transcriptional regulator codes for MKIQVLGPLSAEVNGGSIVPTAGKPRQILALLALSPGRVIPVQTLMEEIWGTALPQSALTTLQTYILQLRRRLGTAMGPGVPGSAKDVLATRHGGYVLQIPPDAVDVHEYETLVTGGQHAFEEGDDERAAELLRKALGLWNGPALVDVRVGPILEIEVLRLEESRLVTVERRIDADLRLGRHVEVIAELTELIARHPQHEGLHSQAMVALYRSGRQATALDVYRRLRGRLIDELGVEPSPQLQRLHQAMLTVDPALDVVAGPRRGSTFDLYATAPGRYMAWSEAS; via the coding sequence GTGAAGATTCAGGTTCTGGGTCCGTTGAGTGCCGAGGTCAACGGGGGCTCGATTGTTCCTACGGCTGGCAAGCCGCGCCAGATCCTGGCGCTGCTGGCGCTCTCTCCGGGGCGGGTGATACCCGTACAGACCCTCATGGAGGAGATCTGGGGCACCGCGCTCCCGCAGAGTGCGCTCACGACGCTGCAGACGTACATCCTGCAGCTGCGCCGGAGACTGGGCACTGCGATGGGCCCGGGCGTACCGGGCAGCGCCAAGGACGTGCTGGCGACCCGGCACGGCGGCTACGTGCTGCAGATTCCGCCGGACGCGGTCGACGTACACGAGTACGAGACGCTCGTGACGGGCGGACAGCACGCATTCGAAGAGGGGGACGACGAGCGGGCGGCGGAGCTGCTCCGCAAGGCGCTGGGCCTGTGGAACGGCCCGGCCCTGGTCGACGTACGGGTGGGGCCGATCCTGGAGATCGAGGTCCTGCGCCTGGAGGAGAGCCGGCTGGTGACCGTCGAGCGGCGCATCGACGCGGACCTGCGTCTGGGCCGGCACGTCGAGGTCATCGCCGAGCTGACCGAGCTGATCGCCCGGCACCCGCAGCACGAGGGCCTGCACTCGCAGGCCATGGTCGCGCTGTACCGGTCCGGCCGTCAGGCCACGGCCCTGGACGTCTACCGCAGGCTGCGCGGCCGCCTGATCGACGAACTGGGCGTGGAGCCGTCCCCGCAGCTGCAGCGCCTGCACCAGGCGATGCTGACGGTGGATCCGGCGCTGGACGTGGTGGCGGGCCCGCGCCGCGGCTCGACGTTCGACCTGTACGCGACCGCGCCGGGCCGCTACATGGCGTGGTCGGAGGCTTCTTGA
- a CDS encoding MMPL family transporter translates to MATFLYKLGRLAFRRRGLFVLLWVLIFGGIGVAASTAPPPPADTFSMPGTESQKAFDLLKEKFPTASATGASARVVVRAPKGAKISDAGPKAAVGKLVGELSKAPEVVGATDPYQTQTISKDGTTAYAVVTYKVPGPEVSDEAHDAFDKITEKARAGGLTVEAGGDAVKIEAEMGGSAEGIGILISAVVLLLTFGSMIAAGMPLLTATIGVSIGISAITALGSTFGLSATTSTLAMMLGLAVGIDYALFVVSRYRSEMLEGRDREEAAGRAVGTAGSAVVFAGLTVIVALAGLSVVNVPLLTKMGLAASGTVAVAVLIALTLVPALIGFAPYKVMGRRERHLFWPQPLKARKERAAAKRTAKAAARAAKKDPARPNLGSRWARYVLRHPIAVLLVGVVGLGAIAVPAASLELGLPGEGTMAPEMTQRKAYDMLSESFGAGFNGPLTVTVSAKDAKDAGDTVGKSLAKEDGVASVSPAVANEAGDTAIINVVPTTGPSEKQTEELVRSLRALAGGLEDQTGGEVLITGQTAMLIDFSKTLDDAFVPYLGLVVGLAFLLLVLVFRSLLVPLKAALGFLLSVSAALGAVVAVFQWGWLQDVFGIDQPGPIMSTMPIFMIGIVFGLAMDYEVFLVSRMREAYAHGADPDQAVVTGFRYSGRVVSAAALIMISVFSGFILDTNDMIQMIGFGLATAVLFDAFVVRMAIVPALFALLGKAAWWLPRWLDKALPNVDVEGEKLNHIASVPASRTPARERQLVD, encoded by the coding sequence GTGGCCACCTTCCTTTACAAACTGGGCCGCCTGGCCTTCCGGCGCCGGGGCCTGTTCGTCCTGTTGTGGGTGCTGATCTTCGGCGGCATAGGCGTCGCGGCGTCCACGGCGCCCCCGCCGCCCGCCGACACCTTCTCGATGCCCGGCACCGAGTCGCAGAAGGCCTTCGACCTCCTCAAGGAGAAGTTCCCGACGGCCAGCGCCACCGGCGCCAGCGCCCGCGTCGTGGTCCGCGCCCCCAAGGGCGCGAAGATCTCCGACGCGGGCCCCAAGGCCGCCGTCGGCAAGCTGGTCGGCGAGCTGTCCAAGGCTCCCGAGGTGGTCGGCGCGACCGACCCGTACCAGACGCAGACGATCAGCAAGGACGGCACCACGGCCTACGCCGTCGTCACCTACAAGGTCCCCGGGCCCGAGGTGAGCGACGAGGCCCACGACGCCTTCGACAAGATCACCGAGAAGGCCCGGGCCGGCGGCCTGACCGTCGAGGCCGGCGGTGACGCCGTCAAGATCGAGGCCGAGATGGGCGGTTCCGCCGAGGGCATCGGCATCCTGATCTCCGCCGTCGTCCTGCTGCTGACCTTCGGCTCGATGATCGCGGCCGGCATGCCGCTCCTCACCGCCACCATCGGCGTCTCCATCGGCATCTCCGCCATCACCGCGCTCGGCAGCACCTTCGGTCTGTCCGCCACCACCTCGACGCTGGCGATGATGCTCGGCCTCGCCGTCGGCATCGACTACGCCCTGTTCGTCGTCTCCCGCTACCGCTCCGAGATGCTGGAGGGCCGCGACCGCGAGGAGGCGGCCGGACGCGCCGTCGGAACCGCCGGCTCGGCCGTCGTCTTCGCCGGCCTCACCGTCATCGTGGCCCTGGCCGGCCTGTCCGTGGTGAACGTCCCGCTGCTCACCAAGATGGGCCTCGCCGCCTCCGGCACGGTCGCCGTCGCCGTCCTCATCGCGCTGACCCTGGTCCCCGCGTTGATCGGCTTCGCCCCGTACAAGGTGATGGGCCGCCGCGAGCGCCACCTGTTCTGGCCCCAGCCGCTCAAGGCCCGCAAGGAGCGCGCGGCCGCCAAGCGCACCGCCAAGGCGGCCGCCCGCGCCGCGAAGAAGGACCCGGCCCGTCCGAACCTCGGCTCCCGCTGGGCCCGTTACGTCCTGCGCCACCCGATCGCCGTCCTGCTGGTCGGCGTCGTGGGCCTCGGTGCCATCGCGGTGCCCGCCGCCAGCCTGGAGCTTGGCCTGCCGGGCGAGGGCACCATGGCGCCGGAGATGACCCAGCGCAAGGCGTACGACATGCTGTCCGAGTCCTTCGGCGCCGGCTTCAACGGCCCGCTGACGGTCACGGTCTCCGCCAAGGACGCCAAGGACGCCGGCGACACCGTCGGCAAGTCCCTCGCCAAGGAGGACGGGGTGGCCTCGGTCTCCCCGGCCGTCGCGAACGAGGCCGGCGACACCGCCATCATCAACGTCGTGCCGACCACCGGCCCGTCCGAGAAGCAGACCGAGGAACTGGTCCGCAGCCTCCGCGCGCTCGCGGGCGGCCTGGAGGACCAGACCGGCGGCGAGGTGCTGATCACCGGTCAGACCGCGATGCTCATCGACTTCTCGAAGACGCTGGACGACGCGTTCGTGCCCTACCTCGGCCTGGTCGTCGGCCTCGCCTTCCTCCTGCTGGTCCTGGTCTTCCGCTCGCTGCTCGTCCCGCTGAAGGCGGCCCTCGGCTTCCTCCTGTCGGTCAGCGCGGCCCTCGGCGCCGTCGTCGCGGTCTTCCAGTGGGGCTGGCTGCAGGACGTCTTCGGCATCGACCAGCCCGGCCCGATCATGAGCACCATGCCGATCTTCATGATCGGCATCGTCTTCGGCCTGGCCATGGACTACGAGGTCTTCCTGGTCTCCCGGATGCGCGAGGCGTACGCCCACGGCGCCGACCCGGACCAGGCCGTCGTCACCGGCTTCCGCTACAGCGGCCGGGTCGTCAGCGCCGCCGCCCTCATCATGATCAGCGTCTTCTCCGGCTTCATCCTGGACACGAACGACATGATCCAGATGATCGGCTTCGGACTCGCCACCGCCGTCCTCTTCGACGCGTTCGTCGTCCGCATGGCGATCGTGCCCGCCCTGTTCGCCCTGCTCGGCAAGGCCGCCTGGTGGCTGCCGCGCTGGCTCGACAAGGCCCTGCCGAACGTCGACGTGGAGGGCGAGAAGCTCAACCACATCGCGTCCGTCCCGGCCTCCCGTACCCCGGCCCGCGAGCGCCAGCTCGTGGACTGA
- a CDS encoding DUF6415 family natural product biosynthesis protein, translated as MSTPDTHSVQALVDKVLGPYGQKPSAEAIGRLTGELLAAGAGLLPHAEGLREEDGFADGALRDWHKLTSDGPSDSALGDWNHVRGLARVVRTLCRAIEGDEQPPYRETTVPLSFSFGRMPL; from the coding sequence ATGAGCACGCCGGACACCCACTCCGTACAGGCCCTGGTCGACAAGGTCCTCGGGCCCTACGGGCAGAAGCCGTCCGCCGAGGCGATCGGCCGCCTCACCGGCGAACTCCTCGCGGCCGGCGCCGGGCTCCTCCCCCACGCCGAGGGCCTGCGCGAGGAGGACGGATTCGCGGACGGTGCGCTCCGGGACTGGCACAAGCTCACCTCGGACGGGCCGTCCGACAGCGCCCTCGGGGACTGGAACCACGTGCGCGGCCTGGCCCGGGTGGTGCGGACGCTGTGCCGGGCGATCGAGGGCGACGAGCAGCCTCCGTACCGGGAGACGACCGTGCCGCTCTCGTTCTCCTTCGGCCGGATGCCCCTGTGA
- a CDS encoding AfsR/SARP family transcriptional regulator, with amino-acid sequence MEFGAPATHGTPAAPVARGADGDTEADFRVLGPVEVFDRHTGTYLVPSGSKQRALLGALVVRAGHVLSAERLIHELWGDRPPASAANALQAHVARLRRLLQGGAPDADGQEWIATRSTGYLLRPGRATTDAQRFHRLSAEGRAALGSDPEHAAELLRGALSLWRGPALEGSTQGPLCTVEADRLEELRLTTLETLYDANLRSGRHAEVVRDLERLTANHPMRERLYDLQMLALYRCGRQTEALGVYERARRRLVDELGVEPGPALRARMEAILRHAPSLAVGVAAGVSDGWRDPDAALLELGREIARLGVRIESLGREQEALIRRFNLLSPTPAAAPVPGDQLV; translated from the coding sequence ATGGAATTCGGCGCACCCGCCACCCACGGCACACCTGCCGCACCCGTGGCCCGAGGCGCGGACGGCGACACCGAGGCGGACTTCCGCGTGCTGGGGCCGGTGGAGGTGTTCGACCGTCACACGGGGACGTACCTCGTGCCCTCCGGCTCCAAGCAGCGGGCGCTGCTCGGCGCCCTGGTGGTCCGGGCGGGCCACGTGCTGTCCGCCGAGCGGCTCATCCACGAACTCTGGGGCGACCGGCCGCCGGCGAGCGCGGCCAACGCGCTGCAGGCCCACGTGGCCCGGCTGCGCCGGCTGCTGCAGGGCGGTGCGCCCGACGCCGACGGCCAGGAGTGGATCGCCACCCGCTCGACGGGCTACCTGCTGCGGCCCGGCCGGGCCACCACCGACGCGCAGCGCTTCCACCGGCTGTCCGCCGAGGGCCGCGCGGCCCTCGGCTCCGACCCCGAGCACGCGGCCGAACTGCTGCGCGGAGCCCTGTCCCTGTGGCGCGGCCCGGCACTGGAGGGGAGCACGCAGGGCCCCCTGTGCACGGTGGAGGCCGACCGGCTGGAGGAGCTGCGGCTGACCACGCTGGAGACCCTGTACGACGCGAACCTGCGCAGCGGGCGGCACGCCGAGGTCGTCCGGGACCTGGAGCGGCTGACGGCCAACCACCCGATGCGGGAACGGCTGTACGACCTCCAGATGCTGGCGCTGTACCGGTGCGGCCGGCAGACGGAGGCGCTGGGCGTGTACGAGCGGGCCCGCCGGCGGCTGGTGGACGAGCTGGGCGTCGAGCCGGGGCCCGCGCTGCGGGCGCGGATGGAGGCGATCTTGCGTCATGCGCCGTCGCTGGCGGTGGGGGTGGCGGCGGGGGTCTCCGACGGGTGGCGGGATCCGGATGCGGCGCTGCTCGAACTCGGGCGGGAGATCGCGCGGCTGGGTGTGCGGATCGAGTCGCTCGGGCGGGAGCAGGAAGCGCTCATCCGCCGCTTCAACCTCCTCTCCCCGACCCCCGCCGCCGCCCCCGTCCCGGGCGACCAACTCGTCTGA
- a CDS encoding HAD family hydrolase → MTIRAVVFDVGECLVDETREYGTWADWLGIPRHTFAAMFGAVIAQGRDYRETFQEFRPGFDLTGQREARAAAGKPEWFGEDDLYPDVRPALAQLRADGLWLGIAGNQTVRAGGLLRDLFTKDVDLIGTSDDWGASKPDQLFFDRVAEVVPFANDEILYVGDRVDNDLRPGAKAGMRTALIRRGPWATIQWNTDEARTLPMFRVDSLAELSPRIAEFNERER, encoded by the coding sequence ATGACGATCCGTGCTGTGGTGTTCGACGTGGGGGAGTGCCTGGTCGACGAGACCCGGGAGTACGGCACGTGGGCCGACTGGCTCGGAATCCCCAGGCACACGTTCGCCGCGATGTTCGGCGCTGTGATCGCCCAAGGCCGCGACTACCGCGAGACGTTCCAGGAGTTCCGGCCCGGGTTCGACCTCACGGGGCAGCGCGAAGCCCGCGCGGCCGCCGGGAAGCCGGAGTGGTTCGGCGAAGACGACCTCTACCCGGACGTCCGGCCCGCGCTCGCGCAGCTCCGCGCGGACGGGCTGTGGCTCGGCATCGCAGGGAACCAGACGGTCCGCGCCGGTGGCCTGCTCCGGGACCTGTTCACGAAGGACGTCGACCTCATCGGCACGTCGGACGACTGGGGCGCCAGCAAGCCCGACCAGCTGTTCTTCGACCGGGTCGCCGAAGTCGTGCCGTTCGCCAACGACGAGATCCTCTACGTAGGCGACCGGGTCGACAACGACCTCCGGCCCGGGGCGAAGGCGGGAATGCGCACCGCGCTGATCCGCCGGGGCCCGTGGGCGACGATCCAGTGGAACACCGACGAGGCCCGGACCCTGCCGATGTTCCGGGTCGACAGCCTTGCCGAGCTGTCGCCCCGGATCGCCGAGTTCAACGAACGAGAGCGCTGA
- a CDS encoding TetR/AcrR family transcriptional regulator yields the protein MQKRSDQTRQALVRAAAELIANGRFADAGLVNICRRAGVSRGALYHHFSSTAELMAEVYAQAQARTAVLAEQAFAGAGAEAPARFSIALGAAMREEYLVRAGMQVGPDGTDGPPRLRDELLALVHDRVTQGAPGAAEPADLAGLSDLGELSDLGEIGAHREIGELAEPADLADLADLAVVVTAGLESLGYTDSTWWDPKTTGRIWDTLRPLFAAADQN from the coding sequence ATGCAGAAGCGGTCCGATCAGACGCGCCAGGCTCTTGTCCGTGCCGCGGCGGAACTCATCGCGAACGGCCGGTTCGCCGATGCCGGGCTCGTGAACATCTGTCGCCGGGCCGGAGTGAGCCGGGGCGCGCTCTACCACCACTTCTCCTCCACCGCCGAGCTGATGGCGGAGGTGTACGCGCAGGCGCAGGCCCGTACGGCGGTCCTCGCGGAGCAGGCGTTCGCCGGTGCGGGCGCCGAGGCCCCGGCCCGGTTCAGCATCGCCCTGGGCGCGGCCATGCGCGAGGAGTACCTGGTCCGGGCGGGTATGCAGGTGGGACCCGACGGCACCGACGGGCCGCCGCGGCTGCGTGACGAGCTGCTGGCGCTGGTGCACGACCGGGTCACCCAGGGCGCGCCGGGCGCCGCGGAGCCGGCGGACCTGGCGGGCCTCTCCGACCTCGGGGAACTCTCCGACCTCGGCGAGATCGGCGCCCACCGGGAGATCGGGGAGCTGGCCGAGCCGGCCGATCTCGCTGATCTGGCCGATCTGGCCGTGGTGGTGACGGCGGGCCTGGAGTCGCTGGGCTACACCGACAGCACCTGGTGGGACCCCAAGACGACCGGGCGGATCTGGGACACGCTGCGCCCGCTGTTCGCGGCCGCCGACCAGAACTGA
- a CDS encoding sensor histidine kinase, protein MNSATATVVASGFSEALNEGLLRAATRLHRPRTAAAAAARRAPALPGEREAAATGPVLWAWESEAILERFAERLPSVLLPAEAEAPGVRAALESFARTVLLRAGGAPDGAAADGAAADGAAPAPAAAPHQLVAAASLLFECGLLHVLEYGIAHNSTGLLRAVAVVQHLSEAMRGAGEGFWQGDGGRGDCRRLARQLHDELGGALATARRSVALAGADGVDGAARTAHLADARKALDEAAEENRALVDGLRRRSQLPPLGEALYAFLAGARPAAQVSVRIAGDERAAPERYRQEVFLVLREALRNCFAHSGAERVEVSVRTTRRWLYAKVEDDGAGLPDGGGTRGRGLQSMTDRIEDLGGRLRVSSGAGSGTCVEIHLPLGPRG, encoded by the coding sequence ATGAACAGCGCGACCGCCACCGTGGTGGCGAGCGGCTTCAGTGAGGCCCTGAACGAGGGGCTGTTGCGGGCCGCGACCCGGCTGCACCGGCCGCGCACCGCCGCCGCGGCCGCCGCCCGGCGCGCCCCGGCCCTGCCCGGCGAGCGCGAGGCGGCCGCCACCGGCCCGGTGCTCTGGGCCTGGGAGAGCGAGGCCATCCTGGAGCGGTTCGCCGAACGGCTGCCGTCGGTGCTGCTCCCGGCCGAGGCCGAGGCGCCCGGGGTGCGCGCGGCCCTGGAGTCCTTCGCCCGTACGGTCCTCCTGCGCGCGGGCGGCGCACCCGACGGGGCAGCGGCAGACGGGGCGGCGGCCGACGGGGCCGCGCCCGCGCCCGCCGCGGCCCCGCACCAGCTGGTCGCCGCCGCCTCCCTGCTCTTCGAGTGCGGGCTGCTGCACGTCCTGGAGTACGGCATCGCCCACAACAGCACCGGGCTGCTGCGGGCGGTGGCCGTCGTCCAGCACCTGAGCGAGGCCATGCGGGGTGCGGGCGAGGGATTCTGGCAGGGCGACGGCGGCCGCGGCGACTGCCGCCGGCTCGCCCGGCAGCTGCACGACGAACTCGGCGGCGCGCTCGCCACCGCCCGCCGCAGTGTCGCGCTGGCCGGCGCCGACGGCGTGGACGGCGCCGCCCGCACCGCGCACCTGGCCGATGCCCGCAAGGCGCTGGACGAGGCGGCCGAGGAGAACCGGGCGCTCGTCGACGGCCTGCGCAGGCGCTCCCAGCTGCCGCCGCTGGGCGAGGCCCTCTACGCCTTCCTCGCCGGGGCGCGGCCGGCCGCGCAGGTGAGCGTACGGATCGCCGGGGACGAGCGGGCCGCGCCCGAGCGCTACCGGCAGGAGGTCTTCCTCGTCCTGCGCGAGGCGCTGCGCAACTGCTTCGCGCACTCCGGGGCGGAACGCGTCGAGGTCTCGGTGCGCACCACCCGGCGCTGGCTGTACGCGAAGGTGGAGGACGACGGCGCCGGGCTGCCCGACGGCGGCGGCACCCGCGGCCGGGGCCTGCAGTCGATGACGGACCGCATCGAGGACCTGGGCGGCCGGCTGCGCGTCTCCTCCGGCGCCGGGTCCGGCACCTGCGTGGAGATACACCTGCCGCTGGGCCCGCGCGGCTGA
- a CDS encoding DUF998 domain-containing protein translates to MTPTLSTPTGSPAPAPARFLHDPRALLACGAAAGPLFLAAGLALGLADDSFAFSRNALSQLSLGDSGWIHRGVFLATGALMCAGAAGIREALRGSTAGTWVPRLVAALGASFALNSVFSADPGAGYPAGTPSGPPPAMSAHGAVHMIGAGAGFLALCAAFLILARHFAATGRRGWALACRIAPAGVLAGFAASSVSVAAFTAGAALGLGGLTAVAVHLRRTV, encoded by the coding sequence ATGACCCCCACGCTCAGCACCCCCACCGGCTCGCCCGCCCCCGCCCCGGCCCGGTTCCTGCACGACCCGCGCGCTCTGCTCGCCTGCGGCGCCGCCGCCGGACCGCTCTTCCTCGCCGCCGGACTCGCCCTGGGACTGGCCGACGACAGCTTCGCCTTCAGCCGTAACGCCCTGAGCCAGCTCAGCCTCGGCGACAGCGGCTGGATCCACCGCGGCGTGTTCCTGGCCACCGGCGCCCTGATGTGCGCGGGCGCGGCCGGCATCCGCGAGGCGCTGCGCGGCAGCACCGCCGGCACCTGGGTGCCGCGCCTGGTCGCGGCCCTCGGCGCCTCGTTCGCCCTCAACTCCGTCTTCAGCGCCGACCCCGGCGCCGGCTACCCGGCCGGCACCCCGTCCGGCCCGCCGCCCGCGATGAGCGCGCACGGCGCGGTCCACATGATCGGCGCCGGCGCCGGATTCCTCGCGCTGTGCGCCGCCTTCCTGATCCTCGCCCGCCACTTCGCCGCCACCGGCCGGCGCGGCTGGGCGCTCGCCTGCCGGATCGCCCCGGCCGGCGTGCTGGCCGGCTTCGCCGCCTCGTCCGTCTCGGTCGCCGCCTTCACCGCGGGCGCGGCCCTCGGCCTCGGCGGCCTCACCGCCGTCGCGGTGCACCTGCGCCGCACGGTCTGA